The following are from one region of the Edaphobacter acidisoli genome:
- a CDS encoding sigma-54 interaction domain-containing protein, translating to MTLVYNPESAASLNLPPLDIIFGKTAAMQAVRNKLERVAETDVPVLIQGDSGTGKEICVRLLHALSLRNRGSLVKVSCPAIPNSLLETELFGYEKGAFTGAMTTKLGRVEQAHNGTLFLDEVGSLDLGVQSKLLQVLQDGTFVRVGGHEPRSIATRLVSASNTDLRNQVEDGTFRLDFLFRINAVTINLPPLRQRIADLPVLIDYFIEHYAKVFHTTPELLSKSAVRLMQNYHWPGNIRQLENLIRSYVLIGSEEALVAEMVPEQPRNGIVTDIDLSAPVSLKNITKKATQDLERQIILKVLQENSWNRQKTAKWLQISYRSLLYKLSEAGMPEVPPRPLRIPHLIKKSSERTLKPALSSRTRIF from the coding sequence ATGACCTTGGTCTATAACCCTGAATCCGCTGCCTCACTGAATCTGCCCCCGCTCGATATCATCTTTGGGAAGACGGCCGCCATGCAGGCGGTTCGGAATAAACTAGAGCGGGTAGCAGAGACCGATGTCCCCGTCCTTATCCAAGGCGATAGTGGCACCGGGAAAGAGATCTGCGTCCGTCTGTTGCATGCGCTTTCCCTGCGCAACCGCGGTTCGCTGGTCAAAGTAAGCTGTCCTGCCATCCCGAACTCGCTGCTCGAAACCGAGCTGTTCGGCTATGAAAAGGGCGCCTTCACCGGAGCCATGACCACCAAGCTGGGCCGCGTCGAACAGGCCCACAATGGCACCCTCTTCCTGGACGAGGTTGGCAGCCTGGACCTGGGTGTCCAGTCGAAGCTGCTGCAAGTCCTGCAGGACGGTACCTTCGTGCGGGTTGGCGGCCATGAGCCGCGCAGCATTGCTACCCGGCTGGTCTCGGCCTCAAATACCGACTTGCGCAACCAGGTCGAGGATGGCACCTTCCGGCTGGACTTCCTCTTCCGCATCAACGCGGTCACGATCAACCTGCCGCCGCTGCGCCAGCGCATTGCTGACCTGCCGGTCCTGATCGACTACTTCATCGAGCACTACGCCAAGGTCTTCCACACCACGCCTGAGCTGCTCTCGAAGAGCGCCGTCCGGCTGATGCAGAATTACCACTGGCCGGGCAATATCCGCCAGCTTGAGAACCTTATCCGCAGCTATGTGCTGATCGGCAGCGAAGAGGCCCTGGTGGCCGAGATGGTGCCCGAGCAGCCGCGCAACGGGATCGTCACGGACATCGACCTGAGCGCACCGGTTTCGCTGAAGAACATTACCAAGAAGGCGACGCAGGATCTTGAGCGGCAGATCATTCTGAAGGTGCTTCAGGAAAATAGCTGGAATCGGCAGAAGACGGCAAAATGGCTCCAGATCAGCTATCGCTCGCTGCTCTATAAGCTCAGCGAGGCTGGGATGCCTGAAGTTCCGCCGCGTCCACTGCGCATTCCCCACCTGATCAAGAAGAGCTCCGAGCGTACGCTCAAGCCAGCGCTCTCTTCGCGTACCCGCATCTTCTAA
- a CDS encoding TIGR03013 family XrtA/PEP-CTERM system glycosyltransferase produces the protein MIRLFNVYYPTRSIVLLLCEALIVSGSFLLATLLIVGPDSYLVLNYEYGWIKIAALTVLTLLCSYYFDLYEPQRMSAKWEIYFRLLLVLGFLSFLLSAIVYLYPQADIARYVLLVGLMFLTVALVLWRGAYSWLLGKKIFRERVYVLGGGERAQMVAQILRTRRDAGMEVVAWDETPVAEADRKEVFRAALERFRGDTPGVDRVIVALEDRRGGLPMRELLNLRFDGVVIEEAGTLLERLTGKLYLDGLRPSSFIYSEGFKVKPSQQIMRRVVSTLAAAIGLLIFLPFFPFVVLLVKLSSPGPVFFRQTRVGMGGHNFTVYKFRTMRTDAEAGGAKWASKNDPRVTRFGMFMRKTRIDEVPQLWNVLKGDMGFVGPRPERPEFVPWLAEQIPYFELRHMIRPGLTGWAQVRYGYGATLAEAREKLEFDLYYIKHMSLGLDLLIMFETIKTIVRRRGSQ, from the coding sequence ATGATTCGCCTATTCAACGTGTACTACCCGACGCGCAGCATTGTTCTTCTGCTGTGCGAGGCGCTCATTGTCAGCGGTTCGTTTTTGCTGGCCACGCTCTTGATCGTCGGGCCAGACTCGTACCTGGTTCTGAATTATGAGTACGGCTGGATTAAGATCGCAGCCCTCACCGTTCTGACGCTGCTTTGCTCGTACTACTTCGATCTGTATGAGCCGCAGCGCATGTCGGCCAAGTGGGAGATCTACTTCCGTCTGCTGCTGGTGCTGGGCTTTCTGTCGTTCCTGCTCTCAGCCATCGTCTACCTCTATCCACAGGCAGACATCGCGCGCTACGTTCTATTGGTCGGGCTGATGTTCCTGACCGTAGCGCTCGTCCTCTGGCGCGGCGCGTACTCGTGGCTTTTGGGGAAGAAGATTTTTCGCGAGCGGGTGTATGTGCTTGGCGGAGGAGAGCGTGCCCAGATGGTGGCGCAGATTCTCCGCACGCGCAGGGACGCTGGAATGGAAGTCGTCGCCTGGGATGAAACGCCAGTTGCCGAGGCTGATCGTAAGGAGGTCTTCCGCGCCGCGCTTGAGCGGTTTCGCGGAGACACGCCTGGCGTCGACCGCGTGATTGTAGCGCTCGAAGACCGTCGTGGCGGCCTGCCCATGCGCGAGCTCTTGAATCTGCGTTTCGACGGCGTCGTGATTGAAGAAGCCGGTACGTTGCTGGAGCGGCTAACGGGCAAGCTCTACCTGGATGGCCTCAGGCCCAGTAGCTTCATCTACAGTGAAGGCTTCAAGGTGAAGCCCTCGCAGCAGATTATGCGCCGCGTCGTCTCCACGCTTGCAGCGGCGATCGGGCTGCTGATATTTCTGCCCTTCTTTCCATTCGTAGTGTTATTGGTCAAGCTGTCATCGCCGGGGCCTGTCTTCTTCCGCCAGACACGCGTAGGCATGGGTGGTCACAACTTCACCGTCTACAAGTTCCGCACCATGAGGACCGATGCCGAAGCAGGCGGCGCCAAGTGGGCAAGCAAAAACGATCCACGCGTCACACGGTTTGGCATGTTCATGCGCAAGACGCGCATCGACGAGGTGCCACAGCTCTGGAACGTACTCAAGGGCGACATGGGCTTTGTCGGCCCCAGGCCGGAGCGGCCGGAGTTCGTGCCCTGGCTCGCCGAACAGATTCCATACTTCGAGCTGCGCCACATGATCCGTCCCGGCCTGACTGGATGGGCGCAGGTACGCTACGGCTACGGCGCAACTCTGGCTGAAGCGCGCGAAAAGCTCGAGTTCGACCTCTACTACATCAAGCACATGTCGCTTGGGCTCGATCTGCTGATTATGTTCGAGACCATCAAGACAATCGTCCGCCGCCGGGGATCGCAGTAA
- a CDS encoding CpsD/CapB family tyrosine-protein kinase, with protein sequence MSRIYEALQKAEEERKLERGQEQNQLREQDLNHEPRERDPFVPSPFNGDHQTAVAETMDRGPVVLPFQETSSATAAPITIEPPSGLDEVVRRRWSPSLVQLPALLQRGPAVEQFRSLRSRIYELRDIKPLKSILITSGLPQEGKSFISINLAMSLARHKNSRVLLIDGDMRRFTLHQILGCESHPGLAEYLGGKASLLDVMQRAETPPSGHVTLPNLTFIAGGNGGDKAADLSGSARFGELLRTVGPYFDWVIIDSSPVLPVSDAVNMARSCDGVLLVARSGITKFPVAQRAQSELKASNVLGFVLNAVQEAPQVGDYYGYDASQD encoded by the coding sequence ATGAGCCGCATTTACGAAGCACTGCAAAAGGCTGAAGAAGAACGAAAGCTGGAGCGGGGCCAGGAGCAGAACCAGCTTCGCGAACAGGACTTGAACCACGAGCCGCGCGAGCGTGATCCATTCGTGCCTTCACCTTTCAACGGAGACCATCAAACCGCAGTTGCCGAGACGATGGATCGGGGACCGGTGGTGCTCCCCTTTCAGGAGACGTCCTCCGCGACGGCGGCCCCGATAACAATAGAGCCCCCGTCAGGCCTGGACGAGGTTGTGCGGCGGCGCTGGTCGCCTTCTCTGGTACAGTTGCCTGCGCTGCTGCAGCGTGGCCCAGCGGTCGAGCAGTTCCGCAGCCTGCGCTCGCGTATCTATGAACTGCGCGATATCAAGCCGCTCAAGTCGATTCTGATTACCAGCGGCCTCCCTCAGGAAGGCAAGAGCTTCATCTCGATCAACCTCGCCATGAGCCTGGCCCGGCACAAAAACTCCCGAGTGCTCCTCATCGACGGCGACATGCGCCGCTTCACGCTGCACCAGATTCTCGGTTGCGAGTCGCATCCCGGATTAGCCGAGTATCTTGGCGGCAAGGCCAGTTTGTTGGACGTGATGCAGCGCGCAGAGACTCCGCCCTCGGGCCATGTCACGCTGCCGAACTTGACGTTCATCGCCGGTGGCAACGGAGGGGATAAGGCTGCCGACCTCTCGGGCAGTGCGCGATTCGGCGAGCTTCTGCGCACGGTCGGGCCATACTTCGATTGGGTCATTATCGACTCATCGCCTGTGCTGCCCGTCTCCGACGCGGTGAACATGGCGCGGTCATGCGATGGCGTGCTGTTGGTTGCGCGCTCGGGAATCACGAAGTTCCCTGTAGCACAGCGAGCGCAGAGCGAGCTGAAGGCCTCGAACGTTCTGGGTTTTGTCCTCAATGCCGTTCAAGAGGCTCCCCAGGTTGGCGACTATTACGGCTACGACGCCAGCCAGGACTAG
- a CDS encoding ExeA family protein, with protein MYNSFFKLQASPFGTSPDPRFLYMMPHTREALACLEYGISARKGFTVLTGEVGTGKTTLLRRALSSFNGRRVSTAFVFNPRLDALDFLEFVLTDFGIVPQTRTKSGMLLQLNRWLIERFRMEETCVVVVDEAQNLSWDLLEEIRLLTNLETSSEKLLQIVLSGQPELEEKLRHPSVRQLRQRVALWCRTQSLSESQTHAYVGERLRIAGATRPLFSLDALDLVHRYSRGIPRIINLLCEHALIVAYVEQIEQVSAAMVEGVAQELELETQPFLISAAAMGGSSRGVIDEPHNLRNPFDAETTGRRDR; from the coding sequence ATGTATAACAGCTTCTTCAAACTGCAAGCCAGTCCGTTCGGGACAAGTCCCGACCCGAGGTTTCTGTACATGATGCCGCATACGCGCGAGGCGCTGGCGTGCCTCGAGTACGGCATCTCGGCGCGCAAAGGCTTTACAGTCCTCACGGGCGAAGTAGGTACGGGCAAGACGACTCTGCTGCGCCGTGCGCTCAGCTCGTTCAACGGGCGTCGCGTTTCGACGGCATTTGTCTTCAATCCGCGGCTGGACGCACTGGACTTTCTTGAGTTCGTGCTGACCGACTTCGGCATCGTCCCGCAGACCCGGACCAAGTCCGGAATGCTGCTGCAGCTCAACCGCTGGCTGATTGAACGCTTTCGCATGGAAGAGACCTGCGTAGTCGTCGTCGATGAAGCGCAGAATCTCTCGTGGGACCTCCTCGAAGAGATTCGCCTGCTGACCAATCTTGAAACCTCGTCGGAGAAGCTCTTGCAGATCGTCCTCTCCGGCCAGCCAGAGCTTGAAGAGAAGCTGCGCCATCCAAGTGTGCGTCAGCTGCGGCAAAGAGTTGCGCTCTGGTGTAGAACGCAATCGCTCAGCGAGAGTCAGACTCACGCCTATGTCGGCGAACGTCTGCGCATCGCCGGCGCGACGCGGCCACTGTTCTCGCTGGATGCGCTGGACCTGGTTCATCGCTACAGTCGCGGCATCCCCAGAATCATCAATCTGCTGTGCGAGCATGCGCTGATCGTGGCGTATGTCGAGCAAATCGAGCAGGTGTCAGCGGCAATGGTGGAGGGAGTAGCACAGGAGCTGGAGCTGGAGACGCAGCCATTTTTGATCTCGGCAGCCGCAATGGGCGGCTCGTCACGTGGAGTCATAGACGAACCCCACAACCTTAGAAATCCTTTTGATGCAGAAACGACTGGAAGGCGAGACCGATGA
- a CDS encoding GumC family protein: MLGHRPLTPEDWGTILKRRWWVIAIPAVLFPIIAYAVSYFVPPQYLSQTLVLVEQQKVPESYVKPVVTEDLDSRLATMKEQILSRSRLAPIIERFNLYANKNMSMDDRIDLARKNIGIKPIQSDLTRGLPGFFITFTASDPRTAQLVCGEITSLFVSENLHARETSAEGTTAFLKGQLDDAKAKLDEQAAKLAQFQQQYAGRLPDETQTNLSMMGTVNTQLDAATQQLSRMEQDRSYAETLLSQQVAQQQAAQSTGGSASAPAAQEAQLEKLEDTLTQLQTRYTDDYPDVIAAKRKIAELQAQMAKAPAAPVVKTPPSTAPSRNDSPAIQQLRAQIHAMDIGIAQKKSEQGRLEGQARVFQDRISSSPQVQEEYKNITRDTQTAQQFYDDLLNKMNQSEMATDLERRQQGEQFTVMDEPNLPESPEFPKRGVFFAGGLAGGIALGLLLSALFEYKDTAVRSERDIWAFTKLPTLAVIEFDQDLGRPLASNRGWFKRKKPDVTAGDKTLMNVGG, encoded by the coding sequence ATGCTTGGTCATCGTCCACTAACGCCGGAAGACTGGGGCACGATTTTAAAGAGACGATGGTGGGTCATTGCTATTCCCGCCGTATTGTTTCCAATCATCGCGTACGCTGTCAGCTACTTCGTCCCGCCCCAGTATCTTTCGCAGACGTTGGTCCTGGTCGAGCAGCAGAAGGTGCCGGAATCGTACGTGAAGCCCGTCGTGACTGAAGACCTCGATTCGCGGCTCGCGACGATGAAGGAACAGATTCTCAGCCGTTCGCGGCTGGCTCCGATCATCGAGCGTTTCAACCTGTATGCGAACAAGAATATGTCGATGGACGACCGCATCGATCTGGCGCGCAAGAACATCGGGATCAAGCCGATTCAGTCGGACCTGACCAGAGGGCTTCCAGGCTTCTTTATCACCTTCACGGCGAGCGACCCACGAACCGCGCAGCTTGTATGCGGCGAGATTACATCGCTGTTTGTCAGCGAGAATCTCCACGCGCGCGAGACCTCTGCCGAAGGCACAACGGCGTTTCTTAAAGGGCAGTTAGACGACGCCAAGGCCAAGCTGGACGAGCAGGCTGCAAAGCTGGCCCAGTTCCAGCAGCAGTATGCAGGCAGGTTGCCGGACGAGACCCAGACCAACCTGAGCATGATGGGCACGGTCAACACCCAGCTGGATGCTGCGACGCAGCAACTGTCCCGTATGGAGCAGGACCGGAGCTATGCCGAAACGCTTCTGTCGCAGCAGGTGGCGCAGCAGCAGGCCGCACAGTCCACCGGTGGCTCGGCGTCAGCTCCTGCCGCGCAAGAGGCACAGCTTGAAAAGCTGGAAGATACCCTGACGCAATTGCAGACGCGTTATACCGACGACTATCCAGATGTGATTGCGGCCAAGCGGAAGATTGCAGAGCTGCAGGCCCAGATGGCCAAGGCTCCTGCGGCGCCGGTGGTGAAGACGCCACCGAGTACGGCGCCCAGCCGCAACGACTCGCCGGCGATTCAGCAACTGCGTGCGCAGATCCATGCAATGGACATAGGCATCGCGCAGAAGAAGTCTGAGCAGGGCAGGCTGGAGGGGCAGGCGCGCGTATTTCAGGACCGCATCTCGTCCAGCCCGCAGGTGCAGGAAGAGTACAAGAACATCACGCGTGACACGCAGACGGCTCAGCAGTTCTATGACGACCTGCTCAACAAGATGAATCAGTCGGAGATGGCAACAGACCTCGAGCGCCGCCAGCAGGGCGAGCAGTTCACAGTCATGGATGAGCCGAACCTGCCTGAGTCGCCAGAGTTCCCAAAACGTGGCGTATTTTTTGCCGGCGGTCTTGCCGGAGGTATCGCGCTGGGACTGCTGTTGTCGGCACTGTTTGAGTACAAGGACACAGCTGTACGTTCGGAGCGCGACATCTGGGCTTTCACCAAGCTGCCAACCCTGGCCGTCATAGAATTCGACCAGGACCTGGGGCGGCCTCTGGCGAGCAATCGGGGATGGTTCAAACGCAAAAAACCTGACGTGACAGCGGGAGACAAAACGCTGATGAATGTGGGCGGGTGA
- a CDS encoding polysaccharide biosynthesis/export family protein, protein MKLAYAVLAVMASLPFVAMAQKQNQAATGASAPSAAAASAASPTVNPDTYVIGADDSLSVTVWKEPSFSGTFPVRPDGKISMVMLGDIRAAGRTPTQLSGDITERLKKYIQDPVVSVVVMSVNSQKIFLIGEVNHTGPTMLTPGMTPLQAIAAAGGLTMFANQKHIYILRGVQGKQQKIPFNYKKALKGDNSQDISLQPGDTIVVP, encoded by the coding sequence ATGAAGTTGGCTTATGCAGTATTAGCTGTCATGGCGTCGTTGCCGTTTGTGGCGATGGCCCAGAAGCAGAATCAGGCGGCAACAGGCGCATCGGCCCCGTCCGCGGCTGCGGCCTCGGCAGCTTCGCCGACGGTGAATCCGGACACGTATGTAATCGGCGCAGACGACTCGCTGTCTGTGACCGTGTGGAAGGAGCCATCGTTCTCCGGCACGTTTCCAGTGCGCCCAGACGGCAAAATCTCGATGGTGATGCTGGGCGATATCCGCGCTGCCGGCAGAACCCCAACTCAGTTAAGCGGCGACATTACGGAGAGACTCAAAAAGTACATCCAGGATCCTGTAGTCTCCGTTGTCGTCATGTCAGTCAACAGCCAGAAGATCTTCCTGATTGGCGAAGTTAATCACACCGGCCCCACGATGCTGACTCCAGGCATGACGCCGCTCCAGGCAATTGCCGCGGCCGGCGGTTTGACGATGTTCGCCAACCAGAAGCACATCTATATCCTTCGCGGGGTTCAGGGTAAACAACAGAAAATCCCGTTCAATTACAAGAAAGCGCTCAAGGGCGATAACAGTCAGGACATCTCGCTCCAACCGGGCGACACGATTGTGGTTCCATGA
- the xrtA gene encoding exosortase A, protein MSDSAETAQLTPPPETAQQETPSDAQAGSFRAWLPYGIIALLLCVVYYRIGLKLVHDWATIPDYSHGFLVPLFSLFLVWDRRKVLRAIPVRQSWAGISLVVFAIAVLILGVYGVDLFTSRISFVLLMGGLIWTFFGSRMLRELRFPLLVLLLAIPFPEIIFNKITFPLQLLASRLASDILPMIGVPTLQEGNVIQLPIMKLEVAEACSGIRSLMSLFTLAIFYGYFLEKSTTRRVILAIAAIPIAVAANAIRIVGTGLCVQYWDPDKALGFFHEFSGWVIFVVSLVFLYFVHRLIELIPRRRQTA, encoded by the coding sequence ATGAGTGACAGCGCAGAAACCGCACAACTTACGCCTCCACCAGAGACTGCGCAGCAGGAGACTCCAAGTGACGCTCAGGCCGGTTCTTTCCGTGCCTGGTTGCCCTACGGCATCATTGCGCTGCTGCTCTGTGTCGTCTATTACCGGATCGGACTCAAGCTGGTCCATGACTGGGCCACCATCCCGGATTACTCACACGGCTTTCTCGTCCCGCTTTTTTCATTGTTCCTCGTCTGGGACCGCCGAAAGGTTCTTCGCGCCATACCTGTCCGTCAGTCATGGGCGGGAATATCGCTTGTTGTCTTCGCGATCGCAGTCCTGATTCTCGGCGTCTATGGCGTCGATCTGTTCACCTCGCGCATCTCGTTTGTGCTGCTGATGGGCGGCCTTATCTGGACCTTCTTCGGTAGCCGAATGCTGCGCGAGCTGCGTTTTCCGCTGCTGGTGCTTTTGCTGGCCATTCCGTTCCCTGAGATCATCTTCAACAAGATCACCTTTCCGTTGCAGCTTCTGGCCTCACGACTGGCCAGCGACATTCTGCCAATGATCGGCGTGCCCACGCTGCAGGAAGGCAATGTGATTCAGTTGCCCATCATGAAACTCGAAGTCGCCGAAGCCTGTAGCGGCATCCGTTCACTGATGAGCCTTTTCACCCTGGCCATCTTCTATGGCTACTTTCTTGAGAAGTCCACTACCCGCCGCGTCATTCTTGCCATCGCCGCCATCCCCATCGCGGTTGCGGCCAACGCAATCCGCATCGTCGGCACGGGCCTCTGCGTTCAGTACTGGGACCCGGACAAGGCGCTCGGCTTCTTCCATGAATTTTCCGGCTGGGTCATCTTCGTCGTCTCGCTGGTCTTCCTCTATTTCGTTCATCGCCTTATCGAGCTCATTCCGCGCAGGAGACAGACGGCATGA
- a CDS encoding exosortase C-terminal domain/associated protein EpsI gives MKSAKFWTVLVLLVGAIFVLNHRGDADNVPYSEPLSRFPATVGSWQATDVPLDADTLAVLGKGDFLNRVYTRPLPAGDQNSDPIAANYDTSLPVSLFIGYFATQRTGQTMHSPQHCLPGAGWVFDSHKYTTIQDVNGKNYDVGEYVISNGEQRQFVIYWYQAHGRSIPNEYVAKAYMVADAIRMNRTDGALVRVITPVLSGETLASARARALSFTGMMLPSLPRFIPN, from the coding sequence ATGAAATCAGCAAAGTTCTGGACCGTCCTTGTTCTTCTTGTGGGCGCGATCTTCGTGCTCAACCACCGCGGCGATGCTGACAACGTCCCGTACAGCGAGCCGCTCAGCCGGTTTCCAGCAACCGTCGGGAGCTGGCAGGCAACGGATGTTCCGCTCGATGCGGATACGCTCGCTGTGCTTGGCAAAGGCGACTTCCTCAACCGTGTCTATACTCGTCCGCTTCCGGCTGGCGATCAGAACAGCGATCCGATCGCAGCGAATTACGATACCTCGCTGCCCGTCAGTCTCTTCATCGGATACTTCGCCACACAGCGCACCGGCCAGACGATGCACTCACCGCAGCACTGCCTGCCTGGCGCCGGCTGGGTCTTCGATTCACACAAATACACCACCATTCAGGACGTCAACGGCAAGAATTACGACGTCGGCGAATATGTCATCAGCAACGGCGAGCAACGCCAGTTCGTCATCTACTGGTATCAGGCGCATGGGCGCAGCATTCCCAATGAATACGTGGCCAAAGCTTACATGGTGGCCGATGCTATCCGCATGAACCGTACCGACGGTGCGCTCGTCCGCGTCATCACGCCCGTGCTTTCGGGCGAAACTCTCGCATCAGCCCGGGCGCGAGCCCTGAGTTTCACCGGCATGATGCTTCCTTCTCTGCCCAGGTTTATTCCCAACTGA
- a CDS encoding tetratricopeptide repeat protein: protein MRYANEGKLKEASIQFANALKIDHNFGDAHYQLAKVYLKEGSYIPAYAELLHTVDLEPNNVQARIDLGNLLLAGHQADKALEQADAVLKLDPNNASAYSLQAGVSAYKGDHATAIQQIQHAISLKPDNAQFHTTLGLLQASDPSTATAGEDQLKKAVSLDSKDATAALALASMLERKGDLPGAQQQLQAAEAATPKNVVVRSALADVYLRQNNTAQAEQTLRQATEDLNDTDAGAGLLASYYIRTNQLPRAESDYADMVSKHPKSVPLKLAYARILVLNHDISKAKQVGDDLAKTDSSLPEVAVLNGMLLLNDGKSNDAFTLLQKAAKANPDSFAIKFWLGRAAMAKGDMNTAQQSFSDAVHMNPKNMEAQAALASVAMQNHDYSTLADVAKSAMAANPTASTPYVWQGIAEANQKYYDRAEADFNQALKLNPKDWEATAQLGQLRLIQHKLPEAQKLLEQSLADNPNNARALGLIVTAMSAQKQPIKDIIARVQQQITKAPNNAEMYSMLANLQLASGDAAGSLSSAQKALQLNPNDSGATMAYSRAEIAQGNTAQAVEKWKQWTQSHPGDARGFTILGSLQEAQGDRNGAIASYKSAIGIQPDQAMANNNLANLMIETGQNLDVALSYAQAARRALPTSPNTADTLAWVYYQKGNYESARDLLEDATKNEPNDATIHYHLGMTYAKLSRSSDATAELKKAESLAPQNSQTAKDAQKALGSIS from the coding sequence ATGCGCTACGCGAACGAGGGCAAACTAAAGGAAGCCTCCATTCAGTTCGCTAACGCCCTCAAGATCGACCATAACTTCGGCGACGCTCACTATCAGCTCGCCAAGGTTTACCTGAAAGAGGGCAGCTACATCCCCGCTTATGCCGAGTTGCTGCACACTGTCGATCTGGAGCCCAACAACGTCCAGGCTCGGATTGACCTCGGCAATCTGCTGCTTGCCGGCCACCAGGCTGACAAGGCTCTCGAACAAGCCGACGCTGTCTTGAAACTCGATCCGAATAATGCATCTGCCTATTCGCTTCAAGCTGGTGTCTCTGCATACAAGGGCGATCACGCTACAGCCATCCAACAAATTCAACATGCAATTTCTTTGAAACCCGACAACGCGCAGTTTCACACCACGCTTGGCCTACTTCAGGCATCAGACCCGTCCACGGCCACTGCTGGCGAAGACCAGCTCAAGAAAGCCGTCTCGCTCGACAGCAAAGACGCGACCGCTGCGCTTGCGCTTGCTTCCATGCTCGAGCGCAAAGGAGACCTTCCCGGAGCACAACAACAGCTTCAGGCTGCCGAAGCAGCAACACCGAAGAACGTAGTCGTTCGCTCGGCGCTCGCCGACGTCTATCTCCGACAGAACAATACCGCACAGGCTGAGCAGACACTGCGACAAGCCACGGAAGACCTCAATGACACCGATGCCGGTGCCGGATTGCTCGCCAGCTATTACATCCGTACCAATCAGCTACCTCGCGCCGAGTCTGACTATGCCGACATGGTCTCGAAACACCCGAAGAGTGTGCCCCTGAAGTTGGCCTACGCGCGCATTCTTGTTCTGAACCACGACATCTCCAAGGCTAAGCAGGTCGGCGACGATCTTGCCAAGACCGACAGCTCGCTGCCTGAGGTCGCTGTACTCAACGGCATGCTGCTGCTGAACGATGGGAAGTCCAACGATGCCTTCACGCTGTTGCAAAAAGCGGCTAAGGCCAACCCCGACAGCTTCGCCATCAAATTCTGGCTCGGCCGTGCCGCCATGGCCAAAGGCGATATGAACACCGCGCAGCAGAGCTTCTCCGACGCGGTTCATATGAACCCGAAGAATATGGAAGCGCAGGCAGCGCTGGCCAGCGTCGCGATGCAGAACCACGACTACTCCACACTCGCGGATGTGGCCAAGAGCGCCATGGCCGCAAATCCCACCGCGTCGACACCATACGTCTGGCAAGGCATCGCAGAGGCGAACCAGAAGTACTATGACCGCGCTGAGGCTGACTTCAACCAGGCGCTCAAACTCAACCCGAAGGACTGGGAAGCTACAGCCCAGCTCGGACAACTTCGCCTGATCCAGCATAAGCTTCCCGAAGCACAGAAGCTGCTGGAACAATCGCTCGCTGATAATCCAAACAATGCACGCGCACTCGGTCTGATTGTCACGGCCATGTCCGCTCAGAAGCAGCCTATCAAGGACATTATCGCTCGCGTTCAGCAGCAGATCACCAAAGCGCCGAACAACGCAGAGATGTATAGCATGCTCGCTAATCTGCAACTCGCCTCAGGCGACGCAGCCGGAAGCCTCTCCAGCGCACAGAAGGCCCTTCAACTCAATCCTAACGACTCCGGCGCAACCATGGCATACAGCCGCGCCGAGATTGCTCAGGGCAATACCGCACAGGCTGTCGAGAAGTGGAAACAGTGGACACAGAGCCATCCGGGTGACGCACGGGGCTTCACCATTCTGGGTTCGCTGCAGGAAGCACAGGGAGACCGCAATGGCGCAATCGCTTCGTATAAGTCGGCCATTGGCATCCAACCCGACCAGGCCATGGCCAACAACAATCTCGCCAACCTGATGATCGAGACCGGTCAAAACCTAGACGTTGCGCTCTCTTACGCTCAGGCGGCGCGTCGCGCTCTACCTACCTCGCCCAACACTGCCGACACGCTCGCCTGGGTTTACTACCAAAAGGGCAACTATGAGTCGGCCCGCGACCTGCTCGAAGACGCAACCAAAAACGAGCCCAACGACGCTACGATCCACTATCACCTGGGCATGACCTACGCCAAGTTGTCACGCAGCTCCGATGCAACGGCTGAGCTCAAAAAGGCGGAGTCGCTTGCACCACAAAACTCGCAGACCGCCAAGGATGCACAGAAGGCCCTCGGCTCCATCAGCTAA